In a single window of the Thalassoglobus sp. JC818 genome:
- a CDS encoding ATP-binding cassette domain-containing protein — MKISAQHQFLPKAPTARSAMVMDHFGISFETGHHVIASDLELPITPGSIVLFTGDSGAGKSSLMRAVRQQLESANETVVDLEDLDKADELLVNSFQLPLPETLQLLARCGLGESQLMLRTPSELSAGQYYRYRLAQAISQKPKWIVADEFSATLDRELAKVVACNIRRICDQSGIGFLFATTHRDFVDDLRPNLHVLCSLDGGIEVVSEKSKKKDISQSLATCGSHAVPNPTGRTSLGGIIEAASSA, encoded by the coding sequence ATGAAAATCTCTGCACAGCATCAATTTCTTCCGAAGGCTCCAACCGCTCGGTCCGCCATGGTGATGGATCACTTTGGAATCAGCTTTGAAACGGGGCACCATGTCATCGCGAGTGACCTCGAACTACCAATTACTCCGGGATCAATCGTTCTCTTCACAGGAGATAGCGGGGCAGGAAAGTCTTCCCTGATGCGGGCTGTTCGACAACAACTCGAATCCGCGAATGAGACCGTCGTCGATCTTGAAGATCTCGATAAAGCCGACGAACTTCTCGTCAACTCGTTTCAATTGCCGCTTCCGGAAACACTTCAATTGCTGGCTCGATGCGGGCTCGGTGAATCGCAGCTGATGCTCCGGACTCCCTCGGAACTTTCCGCCGGGCAATACTATCGATACCGGCTCGCGCAAGCGATTTCGCAGAAACCGAAGTGGATTGTGGCAGATGAATTCTCAGCCACTCTCGACCGGGAACTAGCGAAAGTTGTGGCCTGCAACATCCGTCGAATTTGTGATCAGTCCGGAATAGGATTTTTATTCGCGACGACACATCGTGACTTCGTCGACGATCTTCGCCCCAATCTCCATGTACTCTGTTCACTCGATGGAGGCATCGAAGTTGTTAGCGAAAAGAGTAAAAAAAAAGACATCTCTCAATCTCTAGCGACATGTGGATCTCACGCGGTTCCAAATCCGACTGGCCGTACTTCTCTCGGTGGCATTATCGAAGCAGCAAGCTCGGCTTAG
- a CDS encoding terminase large subunit has translation MTNFLSTSERKRLHSLIASAKARTLQRDLGEPERFRNRVLIPSEQLLPFSSVAAPWQIEDLGALDEAWKRLASGDVEPDANVIRRAYIERPRGHSKTSDMALQISWILLAAVRPVTGLAAAADRDQAKFLYDSIQRLTNANPNLFEELSFVQHQIKNKRTGSRLEVISSDVKSSFGALPDFVVCDELCHWEKPDMWYSLLSSAAKKSECVLSILTNAGVGKGWQWEVREHARQSSSWHFSSLDGPQAHWITDDWLQEQRSLLPEPVFERLWLNRWQHSDGNFVTLDEAEACRDSLLMYQVCGQPGIPYVATIDYAEKHDLTVGCVCHLDGEKVIVDRMDVVKPSPQNPTRIQWVEDWIEDIGSRFHRVRFVVDEYQLLSTIQRLENRYPIERFAFRAGGGNERLAVTLRQLILHQNVGWYADCGAVDGFHRDDLETELSSLLLRQTSRGRVRIDHIADGVHHDDRSFALGVACLALKDENHVEDHFVVTPPSLTGDFLW, from the coding sequence ATGACGAATTTCTTGAGTACTTCCGAACGGAAGCGACTGCACTCCTTGATCGCATCAGCCAAAGCCAGAACTCTTCAACGTGACCTCGGTGAGCCAGAACGCTTTCGCAACCGAGTGCTGATTCCGAGCGAGCAACTACTTCCTTTCTCATCAGTCGCTGCACCGTGGCAGATCGAAGATCTCGGTGCATTGGATGAAGCCTGGAAGCGACTCGCATCCGGCGATGTTGAGCCCGACGCCAATGTGATTCGCAGAGCGTATATCGAACGTCCTCGCGGCCACTCGAAAACGTCGGATATGGCCCTTCAGATCTCTTGGATTCTGCTGGCTGCCGTTCGTCCAGTGACCGGTCTCGCAGCAGCCGCTGACCGCGATCAGGCGAAGTTTTTGTATGACTCGATTCAACGACTGACGAATGCTAATCCAAATCTCTTCGAAGAACTCTCATTCGTCCAGCATCAGATCAAGAACAAACGTACTGGAAGTCGACTGGAGGTGATTTCCTCTGATGTCAAAAGTTCCTTTGGAGCCCTTCCAGACTTCGTCGTCTGCGATGAGTTGTGCCACTGGGAAAAGCCCGACATGTGGTACTCTCTCCTCTCATCGGCAGCAAAAAAATCGGAATGTGTCCTTTCCATTCTGACAAACGCCGGAGTCGGGAAAGGTTGGCAATGGGAAGTCCGTGAACATGCCCGTCAGAGTTCTTCGTGGCACTTTTCTTCGCTTGATGGACCGCAGGCACACTGGATCACAGACGACTGGTTGCAGGAACAACGCTCGCTCTTGCCCGAACCAGTCTTTGAAAGACTCTGGCTCAACCGCTGGCAGCACTCCGATGGAAACTTTGTCACTCTGGATGAAGCGGAAGCTTGTCGCGACTCACTTCTGATGTATCAGGTGTGCGGCCAACCTGGAATTCCGTACGTGGCGACGATCGACTACGCCGAGAAGCACGATTTGACCGTCGGTTGTGTTTGCCATCTCGATGGGGAAAAAGTGATCGTCGACCGGATGGACGTCGTCAAACCTTCTCCCCAGAATCCAACACGAATCCAATGGGTTGAAGACTGGATCGAGGATATCGGCAGCCGTTTTCATCGCGTGCGATTCGTCGTCGATGAATATCAGTTGCTCAGCACCATTCAGCGGTTGGAGAACCGTTACCCGATTGAACGGTTCGCATTCCGGGCTGGAGGAGGCAATGAACGACTGGCGGTCACACTCCGTCAGTTGATCCTTCACCAGAATGTTGGCTGGTATGCTGACTGCGGGGCTGTCGATGGCTTCCACCGTGACGATCTTGAGACCGAACTCTCATCGCTGTTGTTGCGACAGACGTCACGGGGACGGGTTCGCATTGATCATATCGCGGATGGCGTGCATCACGACGACCGATCATTTGCCCTTGGAGTTGCGTGTCTGGCACTGAAGGACGAAAACCACGTCGAAGATCACTTCGTCGTGACTCCACCTTCACTCACTGGAGACTTCCTGTGGTGA
- a CDS encoding PIG-L family deacetylase, with the protein MNNVVSSQKLDVIAVGAHPDDVEIAIGGTLARLVKQGYRVGIVDLTDGEPTPKSPGPEVRLAEAERAAEILGVQVRINLDLPNRKLFDNYESRVALGKVFRRYRPSIVLGIAEKTPMASPDHWQAMQITDAGVFYSRLTKWDAEFDHLPVHTVKQQIWYPLGFGSMKSTEQPGAFVSDISGCLEQKIEAVKAYQTQFPPGKERVFHLVESQARLLGQTHGVEAGELLVSPKPIMVNDVVEMFGESGRDTGEEFQQQAAPKP; encoded by the coding sequence ATGAATAACGTGGTTAGCTCGCAAAAGCTGGATGTCATTGCTGTCGGTGCTCATCCCGATGATGTCGAAATCGCCATCGGTGGGACCCTTGCGCGTCTTGTGAAGCAAGGTTACCGCGTCGGCATCGTCGATCTGACGGACGGTGAACCGACACCCAAAAGCCCCGGCCCGGAAGTTCGTCTGGCGGAAGCAGAACGGGCTGCCGAAATTCTGGGTGTGCAAGTCCGCATCAATCTCGATCTGCCGAACCGAAAATTGTTCGACAATTACGAGTCACGCGTCGCACTCGGAAAAGTTTTTCGCCGCTACCGACCATCGATCGTCTTAGGAATCGCCGAAAAGACACCGATGGCCTCCCCCGATCATTGGCAGGCGATGCAAATCACCGATGCAGGAGTTTTTTATTCACGACTCACCAAATGGGACGCGGAATTTGACCACTTGCCGGTTCATACAGTGAAACAACAAATCTGGTATCCGCTCGGATTCGGTTCAATGAAGTCGACCGAGCAGCCCGGAGCTTTTGTCAGCGACATTTCCGGATGCCTGGAACAGAAAATCGAAGCGGTCAAAGCCTATCAGACGCAATTTCCACCCGGAAAAGAACGTGTTTTTCATCTGGTCGAGAGCCAAGCTAGGCTTCTAGGTCAGACACACGGTGTTGAAGCAGGTGAGCTGTTGGTCTCGCCAAAACCGATCATGGTGAACGATGTCGTCGAGATGTTCGGTGAATCGGGACGAGACACAGGTGAAGAATTTCAGCAGCAGGCTGCTCCCAAACCGTAG
- the rpsT gene encoding 30S ribosomal protein S20, whose translation MPNSPNAQKALRQSEKRRLHNRNLRSALRTIVKKARAAAAEGGADADEAVRLAVKRLDQAASKGLIHKNTASRTKSRLVALKKKSAS comes from the coding sequence ATGCCAAACTCACCTAACGCACAAAAAGCACTTCGTCAAAGCGAAAAACGTCGGTTGCACAATCGAAATCTTCGTTCTGCTCTCAGAACTATTGTCAAGAAAGCTCGGGCTGCTGCCGCAGAAGGTGGAGCTGATGCTGATGAAGCTGTCCGACTCGCGGTCAAGCGTCTCGATCAGGCTGCTTCTAAAGGGTTGATTCACAAGAACACCGCTTCACGCACGAAGTCACGACTCGTCGCACTGAAGAAAAAGTCCGCCAGCTAA
- the ubiE gene encoding bifunctional demethylmenaquinone methyltransferase/2-methoxy-6-polyprenyl-1,4-benzoquinol methylase UbiE, which translates to MVDGTVIVDKSGERVQRMFGQIADRYDLMNHLLSGGIDIYWRSYTVRKVPIQGTSPVLDVCTGTGDLAIAFWKAGGKQVPVTGTDFTPRMLELAREKTAHLKRADEDNSEINFIEADTQSLPFPDDQFQIVSVAFGLRNVADTRNGLKEMIRVCEPGGRVAILEFSNPTLPGLAGMYRWYFRNVLPRLGQLFASNSEQAYDYLPASVSEFPSGQALAEIMTECGLKDVSFTPLTFGIATLYIGHKPA; encoded by the coding sequence ATGGTGGACGGAACGGTCATCGTCGATAAGTCAGGCGAACGTGTTCAACGAATGTTTGGACAGATCGCCGACCGCTATGACTTGATGAATCATCTCCTCTCCGGTGGCATCGACATCTACTGGCGGTCGTATACAGTCAGAAAGGTTCCGATTCAGGGAACGTCTCCGGTCCTGGATGTCTGCACCGGAACTGGTGATCTCGCGATTGCTTTCTGGAAAGCTGGCGGAAAACAAGTTCCTGTCACGGGAACCGACTTTACACCGCGAATGCTCGAACTGGCACGCGAGAAAACAGCTCACCTCAAACGTGCTGACGAAGACAACTCAGAAATCAATTTCATTGAAGCTGATACGCAGTCGCTTCCGTTCCCTGACGATCAGTTTCAAATTGTTTCAGTCGCTTTCGGATTGCGAAACGTCGCAGACACACGCAACGGCCTCAAAGAGATGATTCGGGTTTGCGAGCCGGGCGGTCGGGTTGCGATTCTTGAGTTCTCCAATCCCACTCTGCCGGGGTTGGCGGGAATGTATCGATGGTATTTTCGCAACGTCCTTCCACGACTCGGGCAACTCTTTGCGTCGAACTCAGAGCAGGCTTATGACTATCTGCCTGCTTCGGTCAGCGAGTTTCCAAGTGGTCAAGCCCTGGCTGAGATCATGACCGAGTGCGGATTGAAAGACGTTTCGTTTACGCCGCTGACGTTCGGAATCGCCACGCTCTATATCGGTCACAAACCTGCTTGA
- a CDS encoding ParB N-terminal domain-containing protein, translating into MIIETQPIHALKNAPYNPRVTLQPGDERWERLQRSLDEFQLVQPIVWNRQTGHVVSGHQRLAVLKHQGVEQIECVVVDLPLEREKALNVTLNNAEVGSSWDTSRLIDLVSELQDLPEMDATLTGFDDQQLRDLVLSPNETESIAGEEDFDSDPSKMRVILEIPEEEWETVETDLDSLLSLHPEIRLHLLHK; encoded by the coding sequence ATGATTATCGAAACTCAACCGATTCATGCTTTGAAGAATGCGCCTTACAACCCGCGAGTCACTCTGCAACCGGGTGACGAGCGGTGGGAACGCCTGCAACGATCGCTGGATGAATTCCAACTCGTTCAGCCGATTGTCTGGAACCGCCAGACTGGTCATGTTGTTTCCGGCCACCAACGTCTCGCGGTTTTGAAACATCAAGGTGTTGAACAGATCGAATGTGTGGTGGTTGACCTGCCGCTCGAGCGTGAGAAAGCGCTCAATGTCACGCTCAACAATGCAGAAGTCGGAAGTTCGTGGGATACGAGCAGACTCATCGACCTCGTTTCTGAACTTCAAGATCTCCCGGAAATGGATGCCACTCTCACCGGATTTGACGACCAGCAACTCCGTGATCTCGTGTTGTCACCGAACGAAACTGAATCGATCGCTGGTGAAGAGGACTTCGATTCTGATCCTTCCAAAATGCGAGTCATATTGGAAATTCCGGAAGAGGAATGGGAAACGGTCGAAACAGATCTCGACAGCCTCTTGAGCCTGCACCCTGAGATTCGACTTCACCTGCTTCACAAATAG
- a CDS encoding GTPase domain-containing protein, whose translation MHTPEIDQLELLASIDRVRHRAEEWCDAPSMWEPMIFCQGLLKRVLKRVESLQFRFEAPLVVATFGGTGTGKSALVNALVGVEVSHSGRERPTTRKPVLIAHTDTELDLLQLPLDEIDVFRFETPTLKDFVILDCPDPDTSDTNGAGTNLDRLRRLLPHCDVLLVVSTQQKYRSSRVTSELQAAAAGCRMIFVQSHADLDEDIRDDWKSLLSESYQVPELFFVDSLSALREQQNGITPSGEFGKLLQLLTSGLGASQRIRIRRANIVDLLQSGLTRSVEILDAKLGSLNELEDVLAQQRVTLSQRMAKRLQDELLTSHGLWERRLLAAVNEHWGMSPFSAVLRVYHGIGGILASLTFFRARSTAQMALLGTIQGKRWLDQLKKEQEGAEALERVSRFGLDDAHLREAEIVVSGYVQSAEFQPEMFAQHSMTELKRDAAQVESQFVLDASQQVDAAIDTLAQKNSTLNVRIWYEVLFGLYVVFVILRVGYNFFYDSLFNGQTLLSSDFYLAAGLFLILWSGLLVTTFTWRLRRGMKSAVQHLVSEMVDRKLERGLFPSLEDELRRAQRRTNAARQMLLDVDVLRNEVAAPSELAAKKNFMAANSKSS comes from the coding sequence ATGCACACTCCTGAGATCGACCAACTCGAACTTCTGGCCTCGATCGATCGAGTCCGACATCGCGCCGAAGAATGGTGCGATGCGCCTTCGATGTGGGAGCCAATGATCTTCTGTCAGGGATTGCTGAAACGCGTCTTGAAGCGAGTCGAGTCGCTCCAATTTCGGTTTGAAGCTCCGCTTGTCGTTGCGACTTTCGGAGGCACTGGAACTGGGAAGAGTGCGCTCGTCAATGCTCTCGTCGGAGTCGAGGTGAGCCACTCTGGACGAGAACGTCCCACCACGCGAAAGCCGGTTCTCATTGCTCACACGGACACTGAGTTAGATCTGCTGCAGCTTCCACTCGATGAGATTGACGTCTTTCGCTTCGAGACACCGACACTCAAAGACTTTGTCATCCTCGACTGTCCCGATCCAGACACCAGCGACACCAACGGAGCGGGAACAAATTTGGATCGGCTTCGCAGGCTGTTGCCTCATTGCGACGTGTTGCTGGTCGTTTCGACACAGCAGAAGTATCGGTCCTCACGCGTTACGAGCGAACTTCAGGCAGCAGCGGCCGGGTGTCGCATGATCTTTGTGCAATCTCATGCCGATCTCGATGAAGACATCCGAGACGACTGGAAGAGCCTTCTCTCGGAGAGCTATCAAGTCCCCGAATTGTTCTTCGTCGATTCGCTCTCGGCACTGCGGGAACAGCAAAACGGGATCACCCCCTCCGGGGAATTCGGAAAACTCCTGCAGCTACTGACCTCTGGATTAGGCGCATCGCAGCGGATTCGAATTCGGCGGGCGAATATTGTCGATCTCCTGCAATCCGGGCTGACACGTTCGGTCGAAATTCTCGATGCGAAACTCGGATCGCTCAACGAACTCGAAGATGTCCTCGCCCAACAGCGCGTCACACTCAGTCAGCGAATGGCAAAACGGCTGCAGGACGAGTTGCTCACAAGTCATGGGCTGTGGGAACGTCGTTTGTTAGCTGCAGTGAATGAACATTGGGGAATGAGCCCGTTCTCCGCAGTTTTGCGTGTCTACCACGGAATCGGCGGAATTCTCGCCTCGCTGACTTTCTTTCGAGCACGCAGCACCGCTCAAATGGCACTTCTGGGGACGATTCAAGGCAAGCGTTGGCTGGATCAGCTCAAGAAAGAACAGGAAGGTGCGGAAGCACTCGAGCGTGTGAGCAGATTCGGTCTCGATGATGCACATTTGCGAGAAGCGGAAATCGTCGTTTCGGGATACGTGCAGTCCGCTGAGTTTCAGCCGGAGATGTTTGCCCAGCACTCGATGACCGAACTGAAGCGAGATGCTGCGCAGGTCGAGAGCCAGTTTGTTCTCGATGCCAGCCAGCAAGTCGATGCTGCAATCGACACACTGGCCCAGAAGAACTCGACTCTGAATGTCCGGATCTGGTACGAAGTTCTGTTCGGCCTGTACGTCGTCTTTGTCATTCTTCGCGTCGGCTATAACTTCTTTTACGACTCACTTTTCAACGGGCAGACTCTTCTTTCATCGGACTTTTATCTAGCTGCCGGGCTGTTTCTGATTCTCTGGTCCGGGTTGCTGGTGACAACATTCACCTGGCGATTGCGACGGGGAATGAAATCAGCAGTCCAGCATCTCGTTTCCGAAATGGTGGACCGAAAACTTGAACGCGGTTTGTTTCCAAGTCTTGAAGACGAACTCCGCCGAGCCCAGCGCCGCACGAATGCTGCTCGCCAGATGTTGCTCGACGTCGATGTTCTTCGAAACGAAGTCGCTGCTCCCAGCGAACTGGCTGCCAAGAAAAACTTCATGGCGGCAAATTCGAAATCGTCGTAA
- the hisF gene encoding imidazole glycerol phosphate synthase subunit HisF, protein MLAKRIIPCLDVHAGRVVKGVNFLNLRDAGDPVDVASRYESEGADELVFLDITASHEERDIILDVVQRTSEVIFMPLTVGGGIRTLEDIRRLLSAGCDKVSINSAAVKDPEFVKEAALRFGSQCIVVNIDPKRVPVAGAEAIPGVRKDLAVIPRPGRDGSEEVYWDVHINGGRKPTGLDAVKWAREVEELGAGEIVLTSMDADGTKDGFDIEITKAVSDAVGIPVIASGGAGHPSHLYEAVTAGGASAALAASIFHYGEYSIDETKQYLQERNVPVRRIPLSTKSE, encoded by the coding sequence ATGCTAGCGAAACGAATCATTCCTTGCCTCGACGTCCATGCGGGCCGTGTCGTGAAAGGAGTCAACTTTCTGAATCTCCGCGACGCTGGCGATCCGGTCGATGTCGCTTCACGCTACGAATCAGAAGGGGCAGATGAACTCGTATTCCTCGATATTACTGCCAGCCACGAAGAGCGAGACATCATTCTCGACGTCGTTCAACGGACGAGCGAAGTGATTTTCATGCCGCTCACAGTCGGCGGAGGAATTCGGACCCTCGAAGACATTCGGCGACTCCTCAGCGCAGGCTGCGATAAAGTTTCAATTAATAGCGCCGCTGTCAAAGATCCTGAATTCGTGAAAGAAGCTGCTCTCCGATTCGGAAGCCAGTGCATTGTCGTCAACATCGACCCCAAGCGAGTTCCAGTTGCCGGAGCTGAAGCGATTCCGGGAGTCCGCAAAGATCTCGCCGTGATTCCTCGCCCCGGCAGAGATGGGTCTGAAGAAGTCTACTGGGATGTTCATATCAATGGAGGCCGCAAGCCGACTGGTCTCGATGCGGTGAAATGGGCTCGTGAAGTTGAAGAACTCGGTGCCGGCGAAATTGTGCTGACAAGCATGGACGCCGATGGCACGAAAGATGGCTTTGACATCGAAATCACCAAGGCTGTTTCAGATGCCGTCGGAATCCCGGTGATTGCCAGCGGAGGCGCAGGACATCCCTCGCATCTGTACGAAGCTGTCACTGCAGGAGGTGCCAGCGCAGCTTTGGCTGCCAGCATTTTCCACTACGGTGAGTATTCGATCGACGAAACCAAACAATACCTTCAGGAACGCAACGTTCCCGTGAGACGAATTCCTCTCTCGACAAAAAGCGAGTGA
- a CDS encoding redoxin domain-containing protein, giving the protein MPSCSARLPLQLLQHSSAFVLRGIAIVAVICSSLSHAAAEDASLGKRIESFSLKDHRGKTYSLDDFNDSKVVLVAFLGTECPLAKLYVHRLNELKEEFGVEDLAIVAVNSNVQDSLSDISASVRDQAITFPVLKDATNEVADLFGATRTPEVFVLDQNRIIRYSGRVDDQYVVGITRNAPTREDAKIAIQELLDGKTVTVSQTQALGCIIGRRKTPNENSSVTYSNQIARIFQKRCVGCHREGEVAPFSMESFDDVTGWGEMIAEVVQEERMPPWHANPEYGHFSNDVRLSAEEKKLIATWVANGAPEGDPSALPEPLDYVEGWQLGDSPDMVVPMADEPFEVAAEVGPEGIKYQHFWVDPKITDDRWVTGMEARPGNPLVVHHIIVYVHPKGKNTREHSFLTAYVPGLRLQALPPGAAKLIPAGSWLRFEMHYTPIGTEETDLSQVGLIFAEPDSVSYEVKTLHVGNTKFELKPYLADQEVKAKSGKSPDEVTLLSMSPHMHLRGQAFRFEAEFPDGSREILLDVPEYDFNWQTQYRLVEPRRLPAGTRLHCTALFDNSDKNLANPDPSKTVYWGDQSWDEMMLGYYDIMIPVDPELLTSIGPVEAIVGKILAQLDSDQNSRLSVAEAKPLDLLSRNFERVDQNGDGFVSEDELSAAVKRLQNR; this is encoded by the coding sequence ATGCCGAGTTGTTCCGCACGATTACCGTTACAACTGCTTCAACACTCCTCAGCATTCGTTTTGCGAGGGATTGCGATCGTGGCTGTGATCTGTTCATCACTGTCGCACGCGGCAGCGGAAGATGCGTCGCTTGGAAAGCGAATCGAGAGTTTTTCCTTGAAGGACCATCGCGGGAAGACTTATTCCCTTGACGACTTTAACGACTCTAAAGTGGTTCTGGTCGCGTTCCTCGGAACAGAGTGCCCGCTCGCCAAGCTTTATGTGCACCGACTCAACGAACTGAAAGAAGAATTTGGTGTTGAGGATCTCGCGATTGTCGCTGTGAATTCGAATGTTCAGGACTCGCTGAGTGATATCTCAGCTTCCGTTCGAGATCAGGCGATCACGTTTCCGGTCCTGAAAGACGCGACGAATGAAGTCGCCGATCTGTTTGGCGCGACACGGACGCCTGAGGTATTCGTCCTCGATCAAAACCGCATCATTCGATATTCCGGCCGTGTCGATGATCAATACGTCGTCGGCATCACCCGCAATGCTCCCACTCGTGAAGACGCTAAGATCGCCATTCAGGAGCTGTTGGACGGAAAAACGGTGACGGTCTCTCAAACTCAGGCACTGGGATGCATTATTGGTCGACGCAAAACACCTAACGAAAATTCGTCGGTGACTTACTCAAATCAGATTGCACGCATCTTTCAGAAACGCTGCGTGGGATGTCACAGAGAAGGTGAAGTCGCTCCATTTTCGATGGAATCATTCGATGACGTCACAGGCTGGGGTGAAATGATTGCTGAGGTCGTTCAGGAAGAGCGAATGCCTCCCTGGCATGCAAATCCGGAGTACGGGCACTTTTCCAATGATGTCAGGCTCAGTGCGGAAGAGAAGAAACTGATCGCAACTTGGGTAGCCAACGGTGCTCCCGAAGGTGACCCGAGCGCACTTCCGGAACCTCTGGATTATGTTGAGGGATGGCAGCTGGGAGATTCTCCGGACATGGTCGTCCCGATGGCTGATGAACCGTTTGAGGTCGCTGCCGAAGTCGGTCCGGAAGGCATTAAATACCAACACTTCTGGGTCGATCCGAAGATCACAGACGATCGCTGGGTCACTGGAATGGAAGCACGTCCGGGCAATCCCCTGGTCGTGCACCACATCATCGTTTACGTTCATCCGAAAGGGAAAAACACTCGGGAACACTCGTTCCTGACCGCTTACGTTCCTGGGTTACGCCTTCAGGCTCTCCCTCCCGGCGCTGCCAAACTGATTCCAGCGGGCTCATGGTTGCGGTTTGAAATGCACTACACGCCAATAGGAACTGAGGAAACCGATCTCAGTCAGGTCGGCCTGATTTTCGCCGAACCGGATTCCGTGAGCTACGAAGTCAAAACACTTCATGTCGGGAATACCAAGTTCGAGCTAAAGCCGTATCTCGCTGATCAGGAAGTCAAAGCGAAGTCTGGAAAGAGCCCGGACGAAGTGACGTTGCTTTCAATGTCTCCGCACATGCACTTGCGTGGGCAAGCTTTCCGATTTGAAGCAGAGTTCCCGGACGGCAGCCGCGAGATTCTGCTCGATGTCCCTGAGTATGATTTCAACTGGCAGACTCAGTATCGACTCGTCGAACCACGCCGACTCCCGGCTGGAACGAGACTCCATTGCACTGCACTCTTTGACAATTCAGACAAAAATCTGGCAAATCCCGATCCTTCGAAGACAGTATATTGGGGTGATCAGTCTTGGGATGAAATGATGCTCGGCTATTACGACATCATGATTCCCGTCGATCCCGAGCTCCTCACTTCAATCGGACCAGTCGAGGCGATTGTCGGTAAGATTCTTGCCCAGCTTGATTCGGATCAGAATTCCCGCCTCTCTGTAGCTGAGGCCAAGCCACTTGATCTTCTGTCACGAAACTTTGAGCGGGTGGATCAAAACGGGGATGGTTTCGTCAGCGAGGACGAATTGTCCGCAGCGGTGAAGCGACTCCAGAATCGATAG